One Chiloscyllium plagiosum isolate BGI_BamShark_2017 chromosome 14, ASM401019v2, whole genome shotgun sequence genomic region harbors:
- the LOC122556996 gene encoding LOW QUALITY PROTEIN: uncharacterized protein LOC122556996 (The sequence of the model RefSeq protein was modified relative to this genomic sequence to represent the inferred CDS: inserted 1 base in 1 codon; deleted 1 base in 1 codon; substituted 1 base at 1 genomic stop codon), producing MTLACVAVETLQKRVGGTSKTELAKETEKAGPSAPLYPKLPGVQPPPPYPVTQMPLMYVQEGVLDVQDVGTREFNKAKERLAEAVEESIRKVEKLRLEAEQTVLEVEEANRVIMTHSRNKEQSKQGNHSSVQEPDAHSTPYSAENEKRGRLQDSGQLLDDGFLDRRRRDLREERDREKLDGEESQNSTDIEDEESLTEDDPHTYPVTLKGSLTMHTEHGPPLKRLPEPSYNLHQRDTLRQPTKYQHHQMPLIYRGSYMGDVYQPFTFTDMNCILDKMPPPMEGGKEGVAGVVELTAEQLEWYEMSEEAIPHVTLAVHAKHQAKDLGPMSKRLMALTDWVWTQLPGLQYSPSDEAYRIMYRTTDKRQYSHKPKAEAGIADTIEGLLAVGVLEPSWSAWNTPILPVKKQDTSRYRMAHDLRRTNCVVSTPTVPVPNPYTAMSVLTPDHKWFSCIDLANVPDHLRDIFSFTYKGQQLRYTRVPQGFILSPGVFNQVLKWQLKDLTLEKGVILVQYVDYMFXCLEATKSLLVQLCNIGFKVSRAKLQCCRQTVSFLGRVISAKGTGVSLSHRSSILHHTKPVTVKDMLSFLGLAGYSRQFVASYVELTFPLRAMVNEQGMRNLSAHLQWTTEADESFIFLKQALTRAADLAIPDYKEPFFLDISXKLHTINGVLFQKKGGGRQVLMYVSVTLDPTEDRHPSCTRHAAGVAKILQKVAHLVMGHSLTVLTTHSIVAYVNSVAFTMTSLRQIRLDKILSAPHITFTHEGINMADNMGEGEPHMCEERVQRDVKVRADIQANPLVDPEEVLFTDACCYRHPTEGLKAAYAVVRQTSEGFEEVLTGKVTGKESAQLAELQAMIAALEWSEGKRVNIYTDSAYVAGAVQVELSQWIRAGFLTAAKTPINHEKDVKGLAEVLMKPAEVAVVKRRGHDKTDTTVAKGNQEADLATKKSSRIYSPVDNDANRENSV from the exons ATGACGTTAGCCTGTGTAGCagtagaaacattacaaaagagagtAGGTGGTACCTCTAAAACAGAACTGgcaaaggagacagaaaaggcagGACCATCCGCGCCATTATATCCTAAACTGCCTGGGGTACAACCACCGCCCCCATATCCTGTAACACAAATGCCACTCatgtatgttcaagaaggggtgttagATGTGCAAGATGTAGGCACAAGAGAGTTTAACAAAGCAAAAGAGAGATTGGCGGAAGCAGTAGAAGAAAGTATCAGGAAAGTAGAAAAACTAAGACTCGAAGCCGAACAGACAGTTTTGGAAGTGGAGGAAGCGaacagggtgataatgacgcacaGCAGAAACAAAGAGCAGTCAAAACAGGGCAACCACTCGTCAGTGCAAGAGCCAGATGCTCATTCAACACCGTATAGTGCTGAGAATGAAAAGAGGGGAAGATTACAAGACTCAGGTCAGTTACTAGATGACGGGTTCTTAGACAGAAgaaggagagatttgagggaagaacgagacagagagaaattggaTGGGGAGGAGTCTCAAAATAGTACGGACATTGAGGACGAAGAATCCCTGACAGAGGATGACCCACACACCTACCCTGTCACTTTGAAAGGCTCACTCACAATGCATACCGAACATGGTCCTCCACTGAAGCGCCTACCTGAACCAAGTTACAACCTGCATCAAAGAGACACATTACGACAACCCACAAAAtatcagcaccaccaaatgccattaatttacagaggctcCTACATGGGGGATGTTTATCAGCCCTTCACATTTACTGACATGAACTGCATTCTGGATAAAATGCCCCCACCCATGGAGGGCG GGAAAGAAGGTGTGGCGGGTGTTGTTGAACTaactgcagaacagttggaatggtatgagatgtctgaagaagctATACCTCATGTCACATTGGCCGTGCATGCTAAACATCAGGCCAAGGATCTGGGCCCTATGTCCAAACGTTTGATGGCGCTAACTGATTGGGTTTGGACTCAGCTACCCGGtttacaatattcaccatcagaTGAAGCCTACAGAATTATGTATAGGACAACTGACAAG AGACAATACTCACACAAACCAAAGGCTGAAGCCGGCATTGCTGACACAATTGAAGGTTTGTTAGCAGTAGGGGTGCTAGAACCCTCCTGGTCAGCCTGGAACACCCCCATTCTACCGGTAAAGAAGCAGGATACAAGTAGATATAGGATGGCGCATGATCTCAGACGGACCAATTGTGTTGTTTCCactccaacagttccagttccaaacccATACACTgcgatgtctgtgctgacccctgaccataaGTGGTTCTCGTGCATTGATCTGGCCAATGTCCCTGATCATTTGAGGGACATTTTCTCATTTACCTACAAAGGCCAACAACTACGTTATACAAGGGTCCCTCAAGGGTTCATT TTGTCGCCGGGGGTGTTTAATCAGGTACTAAAATGGCAGCTGAAGGACCTTACACTCGAAAAGGGGGTGATACTGGTCCAGTATGTGGATTACATGT CTTGTCTGGAAGCCACAAAGTCATTGTTGGTTCAACTGTGTAACATTGGTTTCAAAGTCTCAAGGGctaaattgcaatgctgcagacaaacGGTGTCTTTTCTGGGTAGAGTTATTTCCGCTAAAGGAACAGGTGTGTCTCTGTCCCATagatcctccattctgcatcataccaaaccagtcactgtaaaagacatgctctcatttcttgggttggcaggatACAGCAGACAGTTCGTTGCATCATATGTGGAGCTCACTTTCCCTCTGAGggccatggtaaatgagcaaGGCATGAGAAATTTGTCGGCCCATTTGCAGTGGACCACGGAGGCAGACGAAAGTTTCATATTTCTCAAACAGGCCCTAACGCGGGCTGCTGATTTAGCGATCCCGGAttacaaagagccatttttcctcgatatttcttaaaaattacacacaataaatggtgttctttttcagaaaaaagggggAGGCAGGCAGGTGCTGATGTATGTAAGCGTTACCCTTGACCCAACAGAAGACAGACACCCATCATGTACGAGACATGCAGCAGGGGTAGCAAAAATTCTCCAAAAGGTAGCACATCTAGTCATGGGCCATTCACTAACGGTACTGACGACGCACAGTATAGTGGCCTATGTGAACTCAGTAGCCTTCACAATGACGTCACTACGGCAAATCAGGTTAGATAAAATTCTTAGTGCACCACATATAACTTTCACACACGAAGGAATCAACATGGCTGACAACATGGGAGAAGGAGAACCACACATGTGTgaggaaagggtgcagagagacGTCAAAGTCAGGGCAGACATACAGGCAAATCCACTAGTAGACCCAGAAGAAGTGTTGTTCACAGATGCTTGCTGTTACAGACATCCAACTGAAGGACTTAAAGCAGCCTATGCAGTGGTGCGACAgacaagtgagggatttgaggaagtgttgacaggaaaagtgacaggcaaagaatcagcccagttggctgaattacaggcaatgatagctgcgttagaatggtcagagggaaaaagagtgAACATCTACACCGACTCTGCATATGTGGCAGGGGCTGTACAGGTAGAACTCAGTCAATGGATCAGAgcaggattcttaacagcagcaaaaaccccaaTCAACCATGAAAAAGATGTGAAAGGATTAGCTGAGGTCCTAATGAAGCCCGCAGAAGTGGCAGTGGTCAAGCGTAGAGGACATGACAAAACTGATACAACAGTAGCTAAGGGCAATCAGGAAGCAGACTTAGCAACAAAAAAAAGCAGCAGGATATACAGCCCAGTAGataatgatgcaaacagagagaacagtgtctga